In Spiroplasma floricola 23-6, the DNA window TATACCAGATTCCTTTTTAATGTTTATATCCTTAGTATCATAAAAATTAAAATTTTTTCCCTTTAATTTGTCTATATCAAGATTTATCATATATGGAAAATCATCTTCAATACTTTTCGTAAAAATTCTTAATCTTTTACCAAATCATATTGCTGCCATTTTCATTCCAACTCCAAACATATTTAAAGAGTTTCCTTGTTCACTTTCATCTTTTCCATTTCTAATTGCAATACTTCTATTTTTATAAGCAATACCAGCTGCATTATCAATTATATAAATTGCCTTTTCTAACATGTTAACAATTATTTTAACTTCAACATATTCAAAATTATTATCTATTGCACTTTGAATTGAATTATCTATAAATTCAGAAATCATATATATATGACTTGTTGTTTTATCAATGTAACCAAGAAATTCTCTATTCGTTCTTGGTATTTCATTTTCATTTATTTTACTCATTTAATTGTACCCCTTTATTTGCTCAAACAATCCACTAATCTTTTCATCAAGATACCTATCATTTTCTAATGCTTCCATTACTATTTTAAAAATTTCTTTTATTTTATTTATTTCCTCATCTGAAATAATCTCAATTTTATATTTCTTCATCGCTTTTTTTAATTTAAGAATTTCTATAAGTAGTTCTTTTCTATAGTCTAATGTATATGGACCTAAACCAACTATTGATAATTTATCATTATCTAAGTTTTTGTCTAATTTAATTACAAAATTGAATAATGGTATTTCTCCCTCTACATAAGGATTTATTTTACGTTGATCAACTTTTTTTCGATATTCTGATTCACTAATTATTTTAAAAACTTTTTTATTATATTTTAATTTTGTAAAATCTTCGTTAATTTCACCAAATATAATCTCTTCTCTTCCCTCTTTTTTTGGTAAATAATAAATTCCATTTTTAAACTTTAAATCCATATATCTATATTTAACTAAGGTTACAATTTTTTTATTTTTCATAATTCTTAAGGAACCATGATATCTATTTTTTAGTAAATCTCTTTCTTTCATTAATTTTTCTCTAAAACTCATAAGTGGTTGTAGTCAATCTTGACCTGAATTTATAAAACCCTGAAGTGATTTGTCTTGAGTAACAACAGGACAAAGTCAACAACCTCATCTAGAATTTCCACAACCCTTTTGCAATTTATCATCTAAACTCGATGGACATTCTCCTGTTCCCACCGATGAATCTTCATAAAGAATAGATAATTTATCATTATTTTTTTTAAAAAAATTAATATTGCTTTCAGCTAAATATTTTCATATATCATAAAGTTGAAATTCTTCAATTGGTGAGAATATATATTTTCCATTAGTATTATTAATTCTCAAATCTGAATCTTCAATTTTGGTTTTATCCATTTTTATATCTCTACTTAAAGATTCTCCTTTACGAACACCTAAAACAGTAAGTATTTCTTTTTTACTTTTTTTAGATATTTCTTCCATATAATCATTCATAGGTTTAATTTTTAATCTATCAGTACATCATCTAAAACTTTGATTAGGTAGTGGATATCCTCTACCTATTAAATTTACTCAAAAAGTCTCATTAATATCTGGTGTAACTTTAAATACTTCCACAGGTAGTTGTTTTTCATCTGCATAAGTTTGCAAAATTTCTAGTGAATTATTTAATTGTTCCAATACAATTGGGTTTTCAATTAAAGTATCAGAACTAACAATATAAATTTTATTTTTTAATTTTGTTTTTATCTCTGTTAATGATTCTAATATTATTTGAACTAATACTGATGAATCTTTTCCACCAGAAAAACCAATCATTCAATCATAATTACATTCTCTATAAACTTTTTTTATTTTTTCTTTTACTATCTTAACTTTTTTAAGATATATATCTTCTCTGTTCATTTTAATAACCCTTATTAGTTTTTTTATTATTATACCTATCATAGTATGCAATTGCAAAAATATTTTTATTTATATTTTTCATATACAATTCCTCTTTCTTTTCTAAAGAATAGAATAAAACTGATCTTATTCATACTAAACTAAGATTATTTATTGATAAACTTAATATTTTTTTCATTTTCCTCCTTTTATAAAAGCTATTAAAATACAAATAAACAATTCAAATTGATATCAATGATTATATAAAAAAAAAAAAAAAATCAAGTTTATTGATTTTATTCTATTAAGGAATGTTCCCCCCCCCATTTAGGCAACAATTTTTATACAATAATAGAAAAGGATAAAGTATATGGCAAAAAAAGGACAAAAGTTTAGAAAGTGAACTCAAGAAGAAAAAGAAAAAATTATTGAATTAAGTTTGAATGGTTATTCTCTAAAGGAAATAGCATTAAAATTTAACTCAACTACAGGATCAATTGGAACAATAATAAACAAATACAAAAATACAGATATTGGTGATTCAAAAACTCGTTTACCTTATAAAATAGATTACAGTATATCTCAAAAGGCAAATGATCTGTTTGTAGGAATTCTATTTGATTACAATAAGGAATTAATTAAGGAGAATGATATTTTAAAAAAGCAATGAGCCTCCAAGGCCAAAACCAAAAAGAAATAGTTCAACAATTATTGATAAATACCAAGAGCAATAGAACAATGATTTGTAAAATTTTAAATATTAATAGAACATCAACATATAAAAAAAATAAAACTTTAATGAATTTCCTGGATGATACAAGAATTATGAATTTAGTTATTTCAGAAATTGAAAGGAATAATTTCCTTAGTGCTTATAGTGCTAAAAGATGAGCCCTATATTTTAAATTAAATTATATTGACCCTTTCAGAATTAATCATAAAAAATTAGAACGTATATTTAAAAAATTTAATCATATTGCATATTACATTAAGAAACAATCTAAACATGAGATTAAAAGATATAACGAAACTATTAGAAAGAATTATTTAAAAGAAGCAAAAGAAATTGGTTTTGAAAATATTTGAACTAGTGATATAACTGAATTTTCAGTTAAAACAAAAAAAGGTTATATTTGCACAGTTCAAGATAATTTAACTGGAGAAATAATAGGAAAATCTAAAAGAATTGATAATCAAAAAACAGATTTTGTTCTTGAAGCTG includes these proteins:
- the dndC gene encoding DNA phosphorothioation system sulfurtransferase DndC — protein: MNREDIYLKKVKIVKEKIKKVYRECNYDWMIGFSGGKDSSVLVQIILESLTEIKTKLKNKIYIVSSDTLIENPIVLEQLNNSLEILQTYADEKQLPVEVFKVTPDINETFWVNLIGRGYPLPNQSFRWCTDRLKIKPMNDYMEEISKKSKKEILTVLGVRKGESLSRDIKMDKTKIEDSDLRINNTNGKYIFSPIEEFQLYDIWKYLAESNINFFKKNNDKLSILYEDSSVGTGECPSSLDDKLQKGCGNSRWGCWLCPVVTQDKSLQGFINSGQDWLQPLMSFREKLMKERDLLKNRYHGSLRIMKNKKIVTLVKYRYMDLKFKNGIYYLPKKEGREEIIFGEINEDFTKLKYNKKVFKIISESEYRKKVDQRKINPYVEGEIPLFNFVIKLDKNLDNDKLSIVGLGPYTLDYRKELLIEILKLKKAMKKYKIEIISDEEINKIKEIFKIVMEALENDRYLDEKISGLFEQIKGYN
- a CDS encoding DDE-type integrase/transposase/recombinase; its protein translation is MSLQGQNQKEIVQQLLINTKSNRTMICKILNINRTSTYKKNKTLMNFLDDTRIMNLVISEIERNNFLSAYSAKRWALYFKLNYIDPFRINHKKLERIFKKFNHIAYYIKKQSKHEIKRYNETIRKNYLKEAKEIGFENIWTSDITEFSVKTKKGYICTVQDNLTGEIIGKSKRIDNQKTDFVLEAVEMAYKNKKYLGSILLHSDNGNQYTSLDYISLCNDLQIIRSYSKPGTPHHNGKHESFHGRLKDETIRTCHIENINQCMEIAWAWLDFYNNDRIRMNKKW